Proteins encoded by one window of Macaca mulatta isolate MMU2019108-1 chromosome 10, T2T-MMU8v2.0, whole genome shotgun sequence:
- the LOC144331586 gene encoding uncharacterized protein LOC144331586 gives MGFARFFSEESLQRSDAGNLQEPGFCGNHMAQRLRESKEGSQYGQAVSHIPNLDLNENISTGLKQCECSICGKVFVHHSLLNRHILAHSGYKPYGEKQYKCDQCGKLLVSVPGVRRHRIMHSGNPAYKCTICGKAFHFLNSVERHQRTHTGEKPYKCKQCGKAFTVSGSCLIHGRTHTGEKPCECKECGKTHRFSCFKMHERTHTGERCTKCDKAFSCSTSLHDHGSIHTGERPYECKQCGKAFSHLSSLCNHRSTHTGEKPYECKQCDQAFSRLSSLHLHERIHTGEKPYECKRCGKAYTLVPVTLCATKEVMI, from the exons ATGGGCTTTGCtagattcttctcagaagaatctctacagagaagtgatgcaggaaacctacaggaacctggcttctgtgg aaatcataTGGCACAGAGACTGCGTGAAAGCAAAGAGGGTAGTCAGTATGGACAAGCTGTCAGCCACATTCCAAatcttgatctgaatgagaacatttctactggattaaaacaatgtgaatgcagtatttgtggaaaagtctttgtacatcattccctccttaataggcacatcctagctcactcaggatacaaaccatatggagagaagcaatataaatgtgaCCAGTGTGGGAAACTCTTGGTTTCTGTTccaggtgttagaagacacaggataatgcacagtggaaatccagcttataaatgtacgatatgtgggaaagcttttcattttctcaattcagttgaaagacatcagagaactcacacaggagaaaaaccctataaatgtaaacaatgtggtaaagcGTTCACTGTTTCCGGTTCTTGTCTAATACATGgacgaactcacactggagagaaaccctgcgaatgtaaggaatgtgggaaaacacacagattttcttgttttaagatgcatgaaaggactcacactggagagagatgtaccaaatgtgataaagccttcagctgttccacttcccttcatgaccatggaagcattcatactggagagagaccctatgaatgtaaacaatgtggcaaagcctttagtcatttgagttccctttgtaaccatagaagtactcatactggagagaaaccctatgaatgtaaacaatgtgaccaagccttcagtcgcctcagttcccttcacctccacgaaagaattcatactggagaaaaaccttaTGAATGTAAGAGATGCGGTAAAGCCTACACACTCGTTCCAGTTACCTTATGCGCCACTaaagaagtcatgatatag